A single genomic interval of Terriglobus albidus harbors:
- a CDS encoding TonB-dependent receptor — MRSKIFVCWTVLLLLLSAGHAFGQFETASIVGRVTDPSGAVIVGATVTATELATGISIQRKTDKAGQYVIPALHPGEYRVVASIAGFNDAVAEGVHLQVGTNQNVDLKMAVGAAESVTVDADEMVLEKETSQKQQVISSENIDSFPLQNMNYSDLLTLSTGVTQDSAGQDLGTSSTAREGSYNINGMRSTYNNFLLDGMDNNAHGLSNQGFSNQVINPAQYSIDQFSIVTTLPAAEYGRSAGGTINVAFKHGTNRLHGNLYESLRNTVANANGYFKAASNAGSASRTTIIRNQFGGNLGGPFLKDKFFFFVDYEGLRQVRQVVNQSNIFKMSDHQLIASPNATANTTAVLNPFTGESYAADRPLPRGVLSPIALSILDAFPLPNNNGAGTTSISSNWSVLQRFVNSYDKEDARLDIQWNPRTSSFVRVSQSKEHDLDGPILPAPLSGGNGYFRTINQQAALGLTRQIGASQLIEARLGASFTKGGKNPYTLGDPRTFGIKGVPTDPRVWGGLVYQGLNGYSGIGRQTTNPQWQYPFFLNPKVSYSWLMGKHNLKSGYEFGYLRQTVQDVNPIYGDMEYQSSFTGYTISDFLFGVPNEIDLTTYFVAHIRQGGHSVFLQDDWKVLPKLTLNVGVRYEYTSHFYEKDSRMTNFDPVNTPITGQMLQARANGSVYQKQLIDPDMNDFMPRFGFAASPTRRLVVHGGYGIGYMHYTRSGEADNLAVNGPQVNAAVYNQVPKYFKTAGAKSSPTFYTLDQGFPTGMASPANFNLYTSMVKWVPRSYRDPYVQSWYLGFQMGFGKNRLVDIAYVGNRAAKLQEIGIYNQRRPELGRDPISGYFQRPYANIGDVAQTNNGGYSKYHGLQARFEQRNFYGLWLLNAFTWSRDFGNVGDSLTASRGFSGSPQDYYAPSHNDYGPLQYDVPLINATAMIWRLPVGKGKMLFRHAGAKMDALIGGWQITAYNQFHSGPALTPNFTPSGGQLLSNNGYVQYRPFLAAGVTPQQARQRLHVPGHPEEAFCNTVYSNSQQAAYNGCTLMFATTNPNASAATDPIPYNVSWAGSSLDPRGNVPNGFLRGDWFDQLDAGVNKTFQLPWEKTRLEFRGQFYNVLNKTNFTPPGMSCCSTSFGRITSTYGPGRVGQLQARLIF, encoded by the coding sequence ATGCGATCCAAGATCTTTGTTTGCTGGACGGTGTTGCTGCTGTTGCTGAGCGCCGGCCACGCTTTTGGTCAGTTCGAAACGGCTTCGATCGTAGGCCGTGTGACTGATCCCTCCGGCGCTGTCATTGTGGGTGCTACCGTTACGGCCACGGAGCTTGCGACCGGTATCTCGATTCAGCGTAAGACCGACAAGGCCGGCCAGTATGTGATTCCAGCGCTGCACCCTGGTGAGTATCGCGTGGTTGCCAGTATTGCCGGCTTCAACGACGCAGTGGCGGAAGGCGTGCATCTGCAGGTTGGCACCAACCAGAATGTCGACCTGAAGATGGCGGTCGGAGCTGCCGAGTCGGTTACGGTCGATGCCGATGAGATGGTGCTGGAGAAGGAGACGAGCCAGAAGCAGCAGGTTATTTCAAGCGAGAACATCGACTCCTTCCCGCTGCAGAACATGAACTACAGCGATCTGCTGACGCTTTCGACCGGTGTAACGCAGGATTCCGCTGGACAGGACCTGGGAACATCGAGCACTGCTCGTGAGGGTTCGTACAACATCAATGGCATGCGGTCGACGTACAACAACTTTTTGCTGGACGGCATGGATAACAATGCTCACGGCCTGTCGAACCAGGGCTTCTCGAACCAGGTCATCAATCCGGCGCAGTACAGCATTGACCAGTTCTCGATTGTGACCACGCTGCCGGCGGCTGAGTACGGACGCTCGGCGGGTGGAACCATCAACGTGGCTTTCAAGCATGGGACCAACCGGCTACATGGCAATCTGTATGAGTCGCTGCGCAATACGGTTGCGAATGCAAACGGCTACTTCAAAGCGGCCAGCAACGCAGGCTCGGCGAGCCGCACGACGATCATCCGGAACCAGTTTGGCGGTAATCTGGGTGGGCCGTTTCTGAAGGACAAGTTCTTCTTCTTCGTCGACTACGAAGGCCTGCGTCAGGTGCGCCAGGTGGTGAACCAGTCGAACATCTTTAAGATGAGCGATCACCAACTGATCGCTTCGCCGAATGCGACGGCAAACACTACAGCAGTCTTGAATCCCTTTACCGGTGAGAGCTATGCAGCGGATCGTCCGCTGCCGCGCGGTGTTCTCTCTCCCATTGCACTGTCGATTCTGGATGCGTTTCCGCTGCCGAACAACAATGGCGCCGGAACGACCTCCATTTCAAGCAACTGGTCGGTGCTGCAGCGCTTCGTCAACAGCTACGACAAGGAAGACGCACGTCTCGACATCCAGTGGAATCCGCGCACGTCGTCGTTCGTGCGTGTCAGCCAGTCGAAAGAGCACGATCTCGATGGGCCAATCCTGCCGGCGCCGCTGAGCGGAGGCAACGGGTACTTCCGCACGATCAACCAGCAGGCTGCTTTGGGTCTCACGCGCCAGATTGGAGCTTCGCAGCTCATTGAGGCTCGTTTAGGAGCTTCGTTCACCAAGGGCGGCAAGAATCCTTACACGCTGGGCGATCCCCGGACCTTTGGGATCAAGGGTGTTCCCACCGACCCGCGCGTGTGGGGTGGCCTGGTCTACCAGGGTTTGAATGGCTATAGCGGTATCGGCCGCCAGACAACCAATCCGCAGTGGCAGTATCCCTTCTTCCTCAACCCGAAGGTCAGCTACTCGTGGTTGATGGGCAAACATAACCTGAAGTCGGGATATGAGTTCGGTTATCTACGCCAGACTGTACAGGACGTGAATCCTATCTACGGCGATATGGAGTATCAGAGCTCGTTCACCGGATACACCATCAGCGACTTCCTCTTCGGTGTTCCGAATGAGATTGACCTGACTACCTATTTCGTCGCTCATATCCGCCAGGGTGGGCACTCGGTCTTCCTGCAGGACGACTGGAAGGTGCTGCCGAAGCTGACGCTGAACGTTGGCGTGCGCTACGAGTACACCTCGCACTTCTACGAGAAAGACAGCCGGATGACGAACTTCGATCCGGTGAACACGCCGATCACGGGCCAGATGCTGCAGGCGCGCGCTAACGGGTCTGTGTATCAGAAGCAGTTGATCGACCCGGATATGAACGACTTTATGCCGCGCTTCGGTTTCGCTGCATCGCCTACGCGGCGCCTGGTTGTTCACGGCGGTTATGGAATCGGTTATATGCACTACACGCGTTCGGGTGAAGCGGACAATCTTGCGGTGAACGGGCCGCAGGTGAATGCCGCTGTGTATAACCAGGTGCCGAAGTACTTCAAGACAGCGGGTGCAAAGTCTTCACCCACCTTCTACACGCTGGACCAGGGGTTCCCGACGGGAATGGCATCTCCAGCGAACTTCAACCTGTATACCTCGATGGTTAAGTGGGTTCCGCGCAGCTATCGTGATCCGTATGTGCAGAGCTGGTATCTGGGCTTCCAGATGGGATTCGGAAAGAACCGTCTGGTCGATATCGCCTATGTCGGCAATCGCGCTGCGAAGCTGCAGGAGATCGGTATCTATAACCAGCGCCGCCCTGAACTTGGAAGGGATCCGATCTCAGGATATTTTCAACGGCCGTACGCCAATATCGGTGACGTCGCGCAGACAAATAACGGAGGCTATAGCAAATATCACGGCCTGCAGGCCCGTTTTGAGCAAAGGAACTTCTATGGTTTGTGGTTGCTGAACGCGTTTACCTGGTCCCGCGACTTTGGCAACGTTGGGGACTCGCTGACGGCATCGCGCGGTTTCTCGGGCAGCCCGCAGGACTACTATGCTCCGTCGCACAATGACTACGGGCCGCTGCAGTATGATGTGCCGCTCATCAATGCAACAGCAATGATCTGGCGATTGCCTGTAGGAAAGGGCAAGATGCTGTTTCGTCATGCCGGCGCGAAGATGGATGCGCTCATCGGCGGATGGCAGATCACGGCATACAATCAGTTCCACTCCGGACCGGCGCTGACACCGAACTTCACGCCGAGCGGCGGCCAGCTCCTTTCGAATAATGGATACGTGCAGTATCGTCCGTTCCTCGCCGCGGGTGTGACACCGCAACAGGCACGGCAGCGGTTGCATGTCCCGGGGCACCCGGAAGAGGCATTCTGCAACACCGTGTATTCCAATAGCCAGCAGGCTGCCTACAACGGATGCACGCTCATGTTCGCGACCACGAATCCGAACGCAAGTGCTGCAACGGATCCAATTCCTTATAACGTGAGCTGGGCTGGATCAAGCCTGGATCCTCGCGGCAATGTGCCGAACGGCTTCCTTCGCGGCGACTGGTTCGATCAACTCGATGCGGGCGTAAACAAGACCTTCCAGTTGCCGTGGGAGAAGACGCGGCTGGAGTTCCGCGGCCAGTTCTACAACGTGCTGAACAAGACGAATTTCACCCCGCCGGGTATGAGCTGTTGCTCGACCTCGTTCGGACGTATCACCAGCACCTATGGTCCGGGCCGCGTCGGGCAGCTGCAGGCACGCCTGATCTTCTAG